A genomic region of Larimichthys crocea isolate SSNF unplaced genomic scaffold, L_crocea_2.0 scaffold33, whole genome shotgun sequence contains the following coding sequences:
- the LOC104936302 gene encoding WAS/WASL-interacting protein family member 2-like: protein HTHTHTHTHTHNPSSLIGLDRSSCSQLTDDVIAPLQANTSPPKLSREEVKGRGALLSDICKGARLKKVEVVNDRSAPLLDSKSQTPKSQTPPTDHPYIRLYQYLHQQQSPPPQQGAPSEEQQRTATDKSSTPSLEKPKGGGAATGGANGSAAGSPSGSAPPIGGLFTGGVPKLRPVGDGSSGRSPSTRAAAPRPPSHRHDDTESPSPQAQSPMEASRSQRPSLPNLSSSPSPSSPSSAASSPSTTMKHSSSAPPPPPPLCRRGNAPSPPSSSSYNREKPFPPTPNNTPPLPSKPPPSPGNSRRPPTSGGNPASSSLAPPPPPYRITNGPTGGDAAPELPQRHNSLSNKRTAPSPGGHTPTRGPAPRTPAAPPPPPPPLRNGHASSSIPRSFVDDFESKYSFHPLDDFPPPDEYRHFAKIYPSKANRVMRGAPPLPPVGR from the exons cacacacacacacacacacacacacacacacacaatcccagCTCTCTGATTGGACTGGACAGGAGTTCGTGTTCACAGctgactgatgatgtcattgcCCCCCTCCAGGCTAACACCAGCCCTCCTaagctgagcagagaggaggtcaaaggtcgcgGCGCTCTGCTGTCTGACATCTGTAAAGGCGCGCGGCtgaagaaggtggaggtggtgaaCGACCGCAGCGCTCCGCTGCTCGACAGTAAGAGCCAAACACCAAAGAGCCAAACACCACCCACAGACCACCCATACATTCGCTTATACCAGTACCTACACCAGCAACAGAGCCCGCCTCCACAGCAGGGGGCGCCGtctgaggagcagcagaggacgGCCACAGATAAGAGCTCCACCCCGTCACTAGAGA AGCCCAAAGGAGGCGGAGCAGCAACAGGGGGAGCCAATGGGAGCGCAGCAGGAAGCCCATCAGGTTCTGCTCCACCAATCGGAGGGCTGTTCACAGGCGGAGTTCCTAAACTGAGACCAGTCGGAG ACGGGTCCTCGGGTCGTTCTCCCTCCACTCGAGCCGCGGCGCCTCGCCCTCCCAGCCATCGCCATGACGACACAGAAAGCCCCTCCCCTCAGGCGCAGTCGCCGATGGAGGCGTCACGCTCCCAGCGTCCCTCTCTGCCCaacctgtcctcctctccctccccctcctcgccctcctctgcagcctcctcGCCCTCCACCACCATGAAGCACTCCTCCTCTGCCCCGCCTCCACCTCCCCCGCTTTGTCGCCGTGGTAACgcaccctctcctccctcctcctcctcttacaaCAGAGAGAAGCCCTTCCCCCCGACCCCTAACAACACCCCGCCCCTCCCCTCCAAACCTCCCCCGTCTCCTGGCAACAGCAGACGCCCTCCCACTTCAGGAGGAaaccccgcctcctcctctctggcccCGCCCCCTCCACCTTACCGCATCACCAACGGTCCGACAGGTGGCGACGCGGCACCCGAGTTGCCGCAGCGTCACAACTCGCTCAGCAACAAGAGGACGGCCCCCTCACCCGGAGGCCACACCCCCACCAGAGGCCCCGCCCCT CGCACCCCCGCTGCtcctcccccgcctccccctccGCTCCGCAACGgacacgcctcctcctccatccctcgcTCATTTGTCG atGATTTTGAGTCCAAGTATTCGTTCCATCCTCTGGACGACTTCCCTCCTCCAGACGAGTACCGACACTTCGCCAAGATCTACCCCAGCAAGGCCAACAGAG TGATGAGAggagctcctcctcttcctcctgtggGGAGGTGA
- the si:dkey-225f5.4 gene encoding uncharacterized protein si:dkey-225f5.4: protein MSAVVTCGGCLKTEMAAVRGVLQRCDPVLLDPCSDSEQPDCAEAEAARMVLYLTDSRRVQKVLGRQLFVLDSMMSLLEGLKSAQQLMTQPCPPQPEGGARSRWKALKVEYRSGVEETETLLRSLQDKIQHIDNRRHTLTQLITHKTQQSEQLESLQKAQNALQSCDRQLTGLRAESEAALSQLISWQRLRDELQVYVSAVQEVMQISLLSFNQSELCVELRPRPSSDQASNELDPLKLSITWSHDEHFSLQVSGGAAGLVEDSVSGRWSELSAALLDVMQCYMGQFQLLSEIQGLRASFAIDWCPAQRLLVYLKTAVLVCHLEVEDGYPSAGRARLLSVRRDGQPLDTRGLKPHKSDPSLTDWLVFLCSSPLV, encoded by the exons ATGAGCGCGGTCGTGACGTGTGGCGGGTGtttgaaaacagaaatggcTGCCGTCCGAGG tgtgttacaGCGCTGTGATCCGGTTCTCTTGGATCCGTGTTCTGACTCTGAGCAGCCGGACTgtgctgaagctgaagctgccCGGATGGTGCTTTACCTGACG gacagTCGTCGTGTCCAGAAGGTTCTGGGTCGTCAGCTGTTTGTTCTGGACTCCATGATGTCTCTGTTGGAAGGTCTGAAGTCTGCCCAGCAACTGATGACGCAACCCTGCCCCCCCCAACCAG agggcgGGGCTCGCAGCAGGTGGAAGGCCCTGAAGGTGGAGTACAGGTCAGGGGTGGAGGAGACGGAGACTCTGCTCAGATCTCTGCAGGACAAGATCCAACACATCGacaacagaagacacacactcacacagctgatcacacacAAG ACGCAGCAGAGTGAACAGCTGGAGTCTCTGCAGAAGGCCCAGAATGCATTGCAGTCATGTGATCGTCAGCTGACCGGGCTGAGGGCGGAGTCAGAGGCGGCGCtcagtcagctgatcagctggCAGCGGCTCAGAGATGA GTTGCAGGTGTACGTCTCTGCCGTACAGGAAGTGATGCAGATCAGCCTGCTGtccttcaaccaatcagagctgtGTGTGGAGCTCAGGCCACGCCCCTCCTCTGACCAGGCATCCAATGAGCTGGATCCACTGAAGCTGTCAATCACCTGGAGCCATGATGAGCACTTCAGCCTGCAG gtgagCGGGGGGGCGGCCGGGCTGGTGGAGGACAGCGTGTCGGGCCGGTGGTCGGAGCTGAGCGCCGCCCTGCTGGACGTCATGCAGTGTTACATGGGTCAGTtccagctgctgtcagagatCCAGGGACTGAGGGCCAG CTTCGCCATCGACTGGTGTCCGGCTCAGCGTCTGCTGGTCTACCTGAAGACGGCGGTGCTGGTGTGTCACCTGGAGGTGGAGGACGGATACCCGAGCGCTGGACGAGCCCGACTGCTGTCGGTACGACGAGACGGACAGCCGCTGGACACGCGTGGACTGAag CCTCATAAATCTGATCCCAGTCTCACAGACTGGTTggtgtttctctgcagcagtcCTCTCGTCTGa
- the LOC109140833 gene encoding T-cell ecto-ADP-ribosyltransferase 1 isoform X1 produces MKGNMMILAPLWLLLCWMSPEVSMANIPSFNKPTPLSMEEDSVDDMYFGCTDDMMDISKTYLKKEKKDMMWDDEVIKDCTKRTVKQNKNKALTEDHLRALCSYTAAVTHVDFNKAVRAEATNYGSSFKYHSLHYLLTSAIQILNPDHKICYTVYRRTNYIYTGEVNQIIRLGYFGSTSLTTTLTGFGANSCFKIQTCSGADVKEYAQVPEQQEVLIPPYEQFKITEIHDGEGKFAEMKDCRRVFVLESVGGKSSLNCKLVTTETKKKFTVPAFFKSLCCA; encoded by the exons ATGAAGGGAAACATGATGATCCTCGCCCCCCTGTGGTTACTCCTCTGCTGGATGTCACCTGAAGTCTCCATGGCG AACATTCCATCATTTAACAAGCCAACCCCACTGAGCATGGAGGAAGATTCAGTCGACGACATGTACTTTGGCTGCACAGACGATATGATGGACATCAGTAAAACATACcttaagaaagaaaagaaagatatgATGTGGGATGATGAAGTAATAAAAGACTGCACTAAAAGGACAGTTAAACAAAATAAGAACAAGGCTCTGACTGAAGATCACCTGCGAGCACTCTGTAGTTATACAGCAGCTGTCACGCACGTAGACTTCAATAAGGCCGTCAGAGCAGAGGCCACAAACTACGGCTCCTCATTTAAATACCACTCTTTACATTACCTGCTGACGTCTGCCATACAGATCCTGAATCCTGATCATAAGATCTGTTACACTGTTTACAGACGAACTAACTATATCTATACTGGCGAGGTCAATCAAATCATTCGGTTGGGTTACTTTGGCTCCACCTCTCTCACAACAACCCTGACAGGTTTTGGTGCAAACAGCTGCTTCAAAATTCAGACCTGTTCAGGTGCTGATGTGAAAGAGTATGCACAAGTTccagagcagcaggaggtgcTCATTCCTCCCTATGAGCAGTTCAAGATAACTGAGATTCACGATGGTGAGGGTAAATTTGCAGAGATGAAAGACTGTAGGAGAGTCTTTGTCTTGGAGAGTGTCGGAGGTAAGAGCTCTCTGAACTGTAAGCTTGTTACCACGGAGACTAAAAAGAAGTTTACTGTCCCTGCCTTCTTTAAATCTCTCTGTTGTGCCTGA
- the LOC109140833 gene encoding T-cell ecto-ADP-ribosyltransferase 1 isoform X2 yields MELCDNIPSFNKPTPLSMEEDSVDDMYFGCTDDMMDISKTYLKKEKKDMMWDDEVIKDCTKRTVKQNKNKALTEDHLRALCSYTAAVTHVDFNKAVRAEATNYGSSFKYHSLHYLLTSAIQILNPDHKICYTVYRRTNYIYTGEVNQIIRLGYFGSTSLTTTLTGFGANSCFKIQTCSGADVKEYAQVPEQQEVLIPPYEQFKITEIHDGEGKFAEMKDCRRVFVLESVGGKSSLNCKLVTTETKKKFTVPAFFKSLCCA; encoded by the exons atggagctgtgtgat AACATTCCATCATTTAACAAGCCAACCCCACTGAGCATGGAGGAAGATTCAGTCGACGACATGTACTTTGGCTGCACAGACGATATGATGGACATCAGTAAAACATACcttaagaaagaaaagaaagatatgATGTGGGATGATGAAGTAATAAAAGACTGCACTAAAAGGACAGTTAAACAAAATAAGAACAAGGCTCTGACTGAAGATCACCTGCGAGCACTCTGTAGTTATACAGCAGCTGTCACGCACGTAGACTTCAATAAGGCCGTCAGAGCAGAGGCCACAAACTACGGCTCCTCATTTAAATACCACTCTTTACATTACCTGCTGACGTCTGCCATACAGATCCTGAATCCTGATCATAAGATCTGTTACACTGTTTACAGACGAACTAACTATATCTATACTGGCGAGGTCAATCAAATCATTCGGTTGGGTTACTTTGGCTCCACCTCTCTCACAACAACCCTGACAGGTTTTGGTGCAAACAGCTGCTTCAAAATTCAGACCTGTTCAGGTGCTGATGTGAAAGAGTATGCACAAGTTccagagcagcaggaggtgcTCATTCCTCCCTATGAGCAGTTCAAGATAACTGAGATTCACGATGGTGAGGGTAAATTTGCAGAGATGAAAGACTGTAGGAGAGTCTTTGTCTTGGAGAGTGTCGGAGGTAAGAGCTCTCTGAACTGTAAGCTTGTTACCACGGAGACTAAAAAGAAGTTTACTGTCCCTGCCTTCTTTAAATCTCTCTGTTGTGCCTGA
- the LOC104936303 gene encoding uncharacterized protein LOC104936303 isoform X2 — protein MKTSSASVLIGVSVLLLSGPTVSAVSLHVGPNRPQYFTGDSVSLSCVGDGQEADGWTLKRTAGGHTEELVRFNNTVSSIILTLRQSDTGVYWCETSSGQRSDQTTMTVADPKAPPQTSSPLSSSLIRIRVVVFSLVLLVLVAVLVLVGVVSLSRNQSDAVRHVQRRHAAGVPLLTATVVAVLLYGLFVSAASSVSVIRLFCHLVVCCPFCISTGLMMSICCSRKTGDKPAVSMETNQRVELDEEYDDIAADVTTEYDF, from the exons ATGAAGACCTCATCTGCATCTGTGCTGATCG gtgtgtctgtgctgctgctgtccggACCGACTGTTTCTGCAG tgtctctGCATGTCGGTCCAAACCGTCCTCAGTACTTTACAGgagactctgtctctctgagctGTGTTGGAGATGGACAGGAAGCGGATGGATGGACTTTGAAGAGGACAGCGGGAGGACATACTGAGGAGTTGGTGAGGTTTAATAATACAGTCTCCTCCATCATCTTGACTCTCCGTCAGTCTGACACTGGAGTTTACTGGTGTGAAACCAGTTCTGGACAAAGGAGCGACCAGACCACCATGACTGTAGCTGATCCAAAAG ctcctcctcaaacctcctcccctctctcttcgTCCCTCATCAGAATtagagttgttgtgttttctctggtTCTCCTGGTTCTCGTTGcggttctggtcctggttgGAGTTGTGAGCCTGAGCAGGAATCAGTCAG ATGCAGTCCGACATGTTCAGAGGAGACACGCTGCAG GTGTGCCTTTGCTGACAGCTACAG TTGTGGCTGTGTTGCTGTATggactgtttgtttctgcag cctcctctgtgtctgtgatcaGACTCttctgccatctagtggtcTGCTGTCCGTTCTGCATCTCTACTGGTCTGATGATGTCcatctgctgcagcaggaagacGGGAGACAAACCAGCCGTCTCCATGGAGACAAACCAGCGTGTTGAACTGGATGAAGAGTACGATGACATCGCTGCTGATGTCACCACTGAGTATGACTTTTAG
- the LOC104936303 gene encoding uncharacterized protein LOC104936303 isoform X1, with translation MKTSSASVLIDPSVVFSDTCPPVAGVSVLLLSGPTVSAVSLHVGPNRPQYFTGDSVSLSCVGDGQEADGWTLKRTAGGHTEELVRFNNTVSSIILTLRQSDTGVYWCETSSGQRSDQTTMTVADPKAPPQTSSPLSSSLIRIRVVVFSLVLLVLVAVLVLVGVVSLSRNQSDAVRHVQRRHAAGVPLLTATVVAVLLYGLFVSAASSVSVIRLFCHLVVCCPFCISTGLMMSICCSRKTGDKPAVSMETNQRVELDEEYDDIAADVTTEYDF, from the exons ATGAAGACCTCATCTGCATCTGTGCTGATCG ATCCTTCAGTGGTCTTTAGTGACACCTGTCCTCCTGTTGcaggtgtgtctgtgctgctgctgtccggACCGACTGTTTCTGCAG tgtctctGCATGTCGGTCCAAACCGTCCTCAGTACTTTACAGgagactctgtctctctgagctGTGTTGGAGATGGACAGGAAGCGGATGGATGGACTTTGAAGAGGACAGCGGGAGGACATACTGAGGAGTTGGTGAGGTTTAATAATACAGTCTCCTCCATCATCTTGACTCTCCGTCAGTCTGACACTGGAGTTTACTGGTGTGAAACCAGTTCTGGACAAAGGAGCGACCAGACCACCATGACTGTAGCTGATCCAAAAG ctcctcctcaaacctcctcccctctctcttcgTCCCTCATCAGAATtagagttgttgtgttttctctggtTCTCCTGGTTCTCGTTGcggttctggtcctggttgGAGTTGTGAGCCTGAGCAGGAATCAGTCAG ATGCAGTCCGACATGTTCAGAGGAGACACGCTGCAG GTGTGCCTTTGCTGACAGCTACAG TTGTGGCTGTGTTGCTGTATggactgtttgtttctgcag cctcctctgtgtctgtgatcaGACTCttctgccatctagtggtcTGCTGTCCGTTCTGCATCTCTACTGGTCTGATGATGTCcatctgctgcagcaggaagacGGGAGACAAACCAGCCGTCTCCATGGAGACAAACCAGCGTGTTGAACTGGATGAAGAGTACGATGACATCGCTGCTGATGTCACCACTGAGTATGACTTTTAG